The DNA window tcccgtcgcgcgcctcagtTATCCCgtcagcctccgcggctgtgCGATCGCGTTCATTCTGGACctcggctgcctcgcagcctccgccagcctcctcaccgtcgcgcggtcgcgtcgCACCGGGCACCTGGGAGTCTGCTTTGCATTTCGGCAGTGGGGAGGTCGCCTGGCCTtcctgaggcgcgcgcgagacagctCCAGCTCTCgcaggtgtctcctcgcgaaCCTGTCCTTCTCGCGGGGGGTACCCACGCTCCCACGCAAGCTGCGACGCCAAATGCGGAGTAGACGGCGCTTCGTTTGGCGCCTGGCGACTCGAAAGCgtctcgtcgcgcctctgAGGCGCTGCTTCACGCTCGCCATcgagccgcgtctgcgctcctTGGGCCTGCGGTGCGCgtgcggccgcgaaggcatccagcgccgccgcccaacCACGACTTGGCTCATTGTTGCGCGGACGCTCTTCGGCGAGTGTGTCGCTCTCCGTGCACACTCGCTGGTGTCCTAGACTGGCTTCACTCTCGTCTCCTCTACAGCCTTTGGTCgtcccttcctcgccttcccctcgctcggcgcccgcgactgCCTGGCGCCCCAGGgccccgctcgccttcctccacTTGAGCCCTTCCGGCTCCGacgcgagtgcggcggcgtctccccgtTCGTCTCCTGTCGCATTGGTGTCGGGCGCGAtccccgcggtcgccgcggatTCGCCGGCGGCAACCACCGGCGCCTCGGCCCTCTCGGCTTCAGCAACGCGCGGCTCAGCTCGTCCTTCGTGAGCGCGGtacttcgtcttcgtctcgaTGTCAGGACTCTGCTCCCTCTCTTGGGGATCGCTGGGTGCCACTCGAaccgctttcgcctctcgcgtccaCCCCCAgtcggcctcgccttccgtcGCAGCCGTCGCCTGACCCGGAGAAAGTCGCGTGCGCTCTTCAGCCGCACggcggctcgctgcttcctccgcttcgcgcgcttcgctggggggagctgcgcggctgcgctcccCCGCGCAGCGTGTGTCGGCTCTCTCAGCAGGGACAGGAatgtcgcctgcgccgcccgacCTCTTTTCCACGTGCCCTCTGTGCTGTTGGCCGCTTTCTTCCCCTGTTTGCTTTTCGGCAACGGCgcggtgcggcggctgcctccgcggctccgcaTGCGTCGTCTCCCCCTCGGCAccgggtgtacgtacagcgcCGTCTTGCCCACCCGATCGCGCGtgggctgcgtcgcggctgtGCGTTTCCAAAATGGACAGaagctctctctctggtCGGTAAAAGATCGAAatcgcaggcgacgccgtggGCGAAACCGATCGCGCAGCCGGGGACCCAGCGACTCTGAATGCCGTCCCAGACGAAcccggcgcagcctctggTTCTGCAAAAacgtccgcctccgccggaggcggcggcgccgggcgacTCTCCTCATCGCTCGCGTCGAAAACGTAAGGAGGGGCAGCCGCGCTCTCCGATGCcacgcgcgaagacgccgagaaggcgtCACCCGACGGCGCAAgttccgcaggcgacggagatGGCAGACGCGATGCAGCCGCTTCGGGCACCTCGAGggtcggcgcggctgcgtcgagcctccgccgaggcggcaAGGGCGAGGgttcgctcttcttcctccagcaAAGCCCTCCTCCCACTCCGGCGGCCCCTTGCcgaaggcaggcgccgctttCGAAGGCCctgtcgcgcctccggcgtctctgtctgccgGTTGCCGCTCCCCTCGCAAGGCGTCGTCGGTGCGCGGattcgcgcgtcgcctcgccgcgagttgcagccgcggctgcgcgcatTGAGAAGGactgggggggggggctggcgtctctcgcgttgAGCGGCTTTCTTGGAATACGCGATTGAGACATTTTGATCGCtaggcgaggaagacgatgaGCACGCAAAGGGGTCGGGACCCGCCTTGACATCCTCCAAAAAGCACGCCGGCCTGCGATCCggggccgcgcgcctccgctcctgCGGGCGCAAGTGCACAGAGACCCTCCGCGCAGCGATGCCGGCGTACCCCATCAGTTCCGGCATGCGCGACCTGTCCGATGGGGAAGCGGAAACGTGTGCGCTTGGTGGGGGGAGAGGCGTTGCCGCTccagagcgcgccgccgcgggtctCGGTCCACGTGCAGAGGGCGTGGTGCCGCCAACAccgggaggcgccgccccgctgaCCTTCGGCGTGCACACGTCGCCCTGTGGAGGATCTCGCTCGACATCCTTGTCACCACGTCGtcgtgcgcgcgccgcgtagAGCTGCAAATAGCTGTGCACTCTCTCGGTTTCACTTGTAGCGGCTGACTGGCGCGatgccggcgagcgcgttgGGATCCTCTCCTCATAGACCTCTGCTTTCCGCGACCACACCTCGCTCCGCGCAACTTCGTCACACCCCTCTCGACCCCACGTGTCGCTCTCtgacgcagcgagcgcgctgctgcgtctgcctggAGGCGTTTCGATATCGGCCGGatgaggcagaggcgcctctCTTTGAGAGGGCAACCTGGGACGTAGCTCGACGACAGGACCGCAGGAACTCGGCGAAGTCGCCGGTTCAGTCCTCGCCTGCACGGGCGGCTGATGTACACGTACAGCGGACGAGTCGGGTGTGCGTCCCGACCGGCGCTTTTCCCGCCTGTCATACGCTGGCACGTTCGCTGTGAACGGGGCCCCCGAGGTGTAGCCTTCTTGTTCCACCGAGGCTTCGTGGCTTCTGTCCTTCTCACGGAGCCCGTGCTCGCTGCGATGCTTGCTGTCTTGCCGCAAAGACGATGCTGCTTCCTGCCTCCTCGACTGCTTGGCTAGTGCGACATCCTCCGCTCTTCGGTCCAGCACCGCGTCCCTTCCATCTACTTGCTCGTCCTCCCCGTTCTCCTCGTCGTGACGTCCCCTGGCCTCATGAGACCTTCTGACGCGCTCCGCTGTCGACAACGGCCTCCTGCTGTAGCTAAAGCTGCTGCTGCTACTCTgactgctgccgctgcgcaacTTCCGCGTTCCGCTTATCTTCgggtcctccgcctctctgtccttcgtcgccggcgaggcaCCGGCGGGCACCTCGGATTTCCAGCTTACCGGCGGCCCCCCGCCTGGAGTCAGCAGCTCGCCCGTGCGGCGTCGGGTGAGAGCAGGCAGCCTGCAGGCATCGTCGGCCTTCGTGTGACCTCCCGCCGCTGTGCTGTGGGTTTCGGgaccgtcgcgccgcgcccgctccgggtctcgcgcgcccgtcgtTCCCTGACTTCGCGAGGAaccgctcgcctgcgtcgacggcgtcgcagcgGACACGGCTGCGGGCGACACCGAGGCGGCGGATAGCGATGCCGCTGACAGACacagcgccgccttcgtcgccgccgaggacggctgcggcgacgaaggccacGGCGggggctgcatgcaggcgtcCGGGGGGCCGGCAGCCACGTACGtcagcagcgcatgcaggccgcCAATCAGGTTTCGGAGCCCAAAAAGATACTCTTCGTCCGGCGCGGGGTTGTCTGCGAGGTGCACATGCACGCGCGCCTCACAAACATGACCCGTCATCTTTGAAGGAACTTACGAACCCGTGTGGCTTCCTCAGCCCTCccacggcgagccgcgacgacgTCCAGCACGCCAGCAGATCTGCACACACTGTATTCCGAACCTCTGTTCtaatatatatttgtatatatacagatacatatatatacattatCTACATACATTTATACACGTGTGCATGTATACGTAGAGAGGCCACGGGAGCAATCCAAGCAGCCGATGCCGCGACACACGTGTGACTATGCATATGCGCAGGTAGACATGCGCCAGGAGAAGATGAGCGTGTGGAATACATGCAGGCAACGCCAGCGCGCAATCTGCAGGCGCCcaggtctccgccgcgcagacgaaagGGGCGAGCCGACGCGAAACGCACCTCTGAGGTAGATTGTGTTGGCGAAGTCGATCATGCGAATGTCGAGCGAGTTCTTCCGCTCCTCCGGGTCACACAGGCCGCCGTCGTAAACCAGgagaagcgaggaagaccAAAAGCGGTAGTGCTTCAGCTGCGCAACGCCTGCACACAGAACCAGAAACCGCAACGCGCAGAGGTCCGCATGGAggccctcctcgccgagcGCCGAAGAGAGGCATGtctgacggcggcgacgcgaggctgcATATGTGACAGGCGGCGCCACTGAGAAACCTCCCACTCAAGAAGAGGGCAAAGGAGCGGGGGCCAAACGAGAAACGACACTTGAGCCACAGCGAGCGAACGCTCATGAGAACGGAAAAGGCTCACACCACGCATGCATGGGTGCCTCTCGCCACTTACAGCTGTAAAACATGTCGAGCTTCTCGAGCAGGACGGGTATCAACTCCACATAGAGCGTGGAGCCGTTCCAGAACCACTGCCTAATCGCGTTGGGGactttctctgcaggcaacgcgccggcgcataACGCAGCCAAGCCCCGATGAGGCGACAGGCTAAAAGTAAACACGCGCACAGCATGCGTGATCTCACATCCGAGGCagcctgcgctcgccgccgctcacgCTCCcagtggcggcgcgcctctctctctctcgcgcgcgcgacggaaAGTCCCACACTGACTAGTCTCGAAAAGGTACAGTTCCGTTTCGACTTTGTCTGCATCTCATGACCGGAGTCGTCTTCAGTACTCTCTGAGGTGTAATATCAGACGCATTTAATGCGGAGACGACACGGCATTCTTTAGTAAAAGGCGAAAGATTGATGCGTTCTGTCGTAACCGCTGCGAGTGGCTGGGAGGCGCGACACACGacaccgcggaggcggccagAGAAACCCCAACCCCACAGAAGAGCAATAGCCGACCGGGAGAGGGCAGTGAGCCAAAGGGAATCGAAGAGAATCGAAGGGCGCAGCTTTGAACCCTGAACCCTCAACCCTGGTGACAAGCTTCTTCGCCGGTCAGTGCGCAGGATGCCTCGCTAAAACTGACCTTTGGTGAGCTTCCGGCCCCAGTACTTGTCCCGGTAGCACAGCGTGTCGGTCTTCTTGTTGTAGtactgcagacgccgcagtgGAGcacacgcggacgcgcgcaaAGCCTCGAACCGAGAAGCCCGCGGAAAAGCAAACCATTAGAGGCAGCACGCACAGGTACGCAGCGCAACCattgcggcgcctcgcgaaaACGACGCGGAAACGGCTACGGAGCTGCGGGCGATTTACAGCACGTTCTATTGATTCATAGCGAATATCtacacgcatacatatatatacatatatatctagacatatgtatatatatatatatatatatatatatatatatatatatatatatatatatatatatatatgtctaggTATGCCTATACATATGTGCGCGAGTGCGTCGCAGGGAACAACCGCTCAGAAAAGCTCTCGAAGGAGGTATATGAGCACGCGTGGTTGCACGCGGGCAGACAGCCCacgcttcatatcgtacctgaatggtactttttagcatattatgcggtgttacaagtaatcccatccacaaccggtggtttgttggtatttatgttatcaagGATGGCGGTGCCTGTCTAGTGAGACAGGCACCGCCATCCTCAGGCAAAACGTCCACGGCCACACATATTCGTACGTCGAGTTCTTTACGATTGAGCGAAACTTCATTTACGTGTCTGCCCAAGTTATCGATCTTGGTATTTGGACATGATTCCTGACTTATTTCGTAAGATTAGAACTGGTGTATGCCTGGTGCAGCGAGTGCTGGCGTGTTTACctggcagccgcagagacgaaagCCGAGCTCGTGGCTTGTGGTTTTCAGGCTTTTTTCGAGTTGCCGTTTCTCTTTTTCGGGCGAAGCACCGACTTTCCGCTGGCGCTTTCCCATCTTGATGTCCAACACGCACGGCTTCTTGAAGCCGTAGACCAAGTCCTCGAGCACGATGTGCCGCAGCTGGCCGCTCACTGTCGAGCCTCGCTCCGACTTcaccgcagaggaagcggcagcagacgacgctgaagacgcagaggacgacgaagaggaagaagacagcgatgcagaagaagcaggagatgacgaagaagcagaagccgACGATGAAGCTGAGGTCGCAGACGCTAAGGGGGACGAGGGGGCCGGTATAGCAGGTTCCGAGGAAGCCTGAGCGTAGAGAGAGCTTGGCGCGCAACTGCTtgggcgcgagaggagggaggaaacttctgaagacgaaggaagcgGCGAAGTCAGCGACCATTGCAAGCCGGTAAGGAGCGCGTCGTTGTCgcgctccgcgagcgccttcaGAGGCTCGAACGCACAGCCATGGTCTGTGGCTCGCCTGTGATCATCGCGATGATTCGTCGAGCGCTTTCGCgactcgccgcctccgtcctcgACGGGCTCAGCCGAGCCACAACCCGACCCGACAGCTGACTGGCTGCCTTttccgccggccgcagcctcccactgccgcgccgccgcaggcgtcctGCTCACCTGCAGCTCTTGATCcccaggcgcagcggcctcagccCTTCTCCCttgctcggcggcgcccgcagcctcgcgcggcctctctgagCTGCCCTTcgtcgcggcagccgccgcagagggcgctgcggaggcggcggcgacgggttCGTTGCTGTCAGGGAGCGGCGTGCGGATCGCGCCCGGGGGATCCTCAACTTTTTGGAAttccgcgcggagacagaccTCTGTGACGCCGTAGTAGTGCGGGACGAACTTTTTCAAAATGTGGAGAGGCCCGGACTCGGCGTTCGAGGCTCCCAGGGCGGAGAGCTTCTCGTAGAAGCGATACTCATTTTCAATCAGAGGCTTGTAGACCTTCGAGGAGTCCCGCGGCTTCATCAAGCGCGAGTGCCCACCGACCTGGTGCCTGTACGCCTCGATGATATTCATGGCGGAGagggggaaggaggcgcaTGGCGACACAGCGAAGGATTGACGCGGAGCGCGcaagcagcggcagacgaagaggcaaagGGCTCAGGGGCTGAGAAGGACGCCGCGTGACGCAACGCCTAGCCCTGCGGGAGGGCGGCAACCAGACGATGCCCAGACAGAGGGCCGGCAGAAACCGAGGTGAACGGCGCCGTCAGAGGCCAGGCACTGCCGAGCACGAGAAAAGGGGAACAGCACGACGCGCTGAAGAGACTCTCAGACACAAAATGCGTCGAGGCACCGTAACCCTAAGAGGGACCAAAGCGAGGCAAACGAAAGAGCTCATGCCAAAGGCCGCAGTGAGAGAACAGACAAATGTCATGGGGCCATCATGCCCGGGAGGGAATGAACGCTTATGCGGCTTTCTCAAGTCCCGCAaaaggcgagagagcagcGGAATTAGCAGACGAGGAAAAAGACGTTCAATTGTGCCTCCGCAAACGTACGGCGTCGGCGTGTTCCGCCGGGGTCGCAGAGACTGACGCGGGGACGACTACAATGGAAGCGGAAAACAGTCAACACACAACGACAAGCACGTACGTGGTCAGACTGGGTACACCAAGAGGCAAGCAGAGTCTGCAGA is part of the Besnoitia besnoiti strain Bb-Ger1 chromosome XII, whole genome shotgun sequence genome and encodes:
- a CDS encoding inositol polyphosphate kinase (encoded by transcript BESB_022730); this translates as MNIIEAYRHQVGGHSRLMKPRDSSKVYKPLIENEYRFYEKLSALGASNAESGPLHILKKFVPHYYGVTEVCLRAEFQKVEDPPGAIRTPLPDSNEPVAAASAAPSAAAAATKGSSERPREAAGAAEQGRRAEAAAPGDQELQVSRTPAAARQWEAAAGGKGSQSAVGSGCGSAEPVEDGGGESRKRSTNHRDDHRRATDHGCAFEPLKALAERDNDALLTGLQWSLTSPLPSSSEVSSLLSRPSSCAPSSLYAQASSEPAIPAPSSPLASATSASSSASASSSSPASSASLSSSSSSSSASSASSAAASSAVKSERGSTVSGQLRHIVLEDLVYGFKKPCVLDIKMGKRQRKVGASPEKEKRQLEKSLKTTSHELGFRLCGCQYYNKKTDTLCYRDKYWGRKLTKEKVPNAIRQWFWNGSTLYVELIPVLLEKLDMFYSCVAQLKHYRFWSSSLLLVYDGGLCDPEERKNSLDIRMIDFANTIYLRDNPAPDEEYLFGLRNLIGGLHALLTYVAAGPPDACMQPPPWPSSPQPSSAATKAALCLSAASLSAASVSPAAVSAATPSTQASGSSRSQGTTGARDPERARRDGPETHSTAAGGHTKADDACRLPALTRRRTGELLTPGGGPPVSWKSEVPAGASPATKDREAEDPKISGTRKLRSGSSQSSSSSFSYSRRPLSTAERVRRSHEARGRHDEENGEDEQVDGRDAVLDRRAEDVALAKQSRRQEAASSLRQDSKHRSEHGLREKDRSHEASVEQEGYTSGAPFTANVPAYDRREKRRSGRTPDSSAVRVHQPPVQARTEPATSPSSCGPVVELRPRLPSQREAPLPHPADIETPPGRRSSALAASESDTWGREGCDEVARSEVWSRKAEVYEERIPTRSPASRQSAATSETERVHSYLQLYAARARRRGDKDVERDPPQGDVCTPKVSGAAPPGVGGTTPSARGPRPAAARSGAATPLPPPSAHVSASPSDRSRMPELMGKPLNARDASPPPQSFSMRAAAAATRGEATRESAHRRRLARGAATGRQRRRRRDRAFESGACLRQGAAGVGGGLCWRKKSEPSPLPPRRRLDAAAPTLEVPEAAASRLPSPSPAELAPSGDAFSASSRVASESAAAPPYVFDASDEESRPAPPPPAEADVFAEPEAAPGSSGTAFRVAGSPAARSVSPTASPAISIFYRPERELLSILETHSRDAAHARSGGQDGAVRTPGAEGETTHAEPRRQPPHRAVAEKQTGEESGQQHRGHVEKRSGGAGDIPVPAERADTRCAGERSRAAPPSEAREAEEAASRRAAEERTRLSPGQATAATEGEADWGWTREAKAVRVAPSDPQEREQSPDIETKTKYRAHEGRAEPRVAEAERAEAPVVAAGESAATAGIAPDTNATGDERGDAAALASEPEGLKWRKASGALGRQAVAGAERGEGEEGTTKGCRGDESEASLGHQRVCTESDTLAEERPRNNEPSRGWAAALDAFAAARAPQAQGAQTRLDGEREAAPQRRDETLSSRQAPNEAPSTPHLASQLAWERGYPPREGQVREETPARAGAVSRAPQEGQATSPLPKCKADSQVPGATRPRDGEEAGGGCEAAEVQNERDRTAAEADGITEARDGRSRRAPAASPHRLWESRGGAAEGEAAWSGAGGERQREKTDQRADQAAVAAQETGRRGGTPLSLFEARTPLASQLADPSCGSARSPPAFVVQHAGAASPLSTHSSSVAASLTSPASRSLASPRAAGPSLLLSFPAVAQEVEYSPSALPGAEASHGGMGSFAPTALFRRSLSAPNLRRLNDRRVSFMPHCDWVGFPAGLYATLVSSGRANLMQSVYGYVSVLGSSASSDFESSSYSSEEEEGVEEGGRRTEEPAETRGHATADDARSRSGSMSSAGSAWGGDRTRMRFRCSTDSGFSSSFSSGDEEELQAPPTAASHDDAGYDAGDDLAKRRGGHRAAAGASRAAQGTARKARGGAKLAAGAGGRGPSRLSRGRDDEEASCERTRTAAEQRKNAELSSSAALRTSRDRNGRQQIRGLQEGTARGAAGRDSHASRLSLLRGGDTRRDDTNRVVAAAPLASRRSRERLPQAGAAEDGDREGGGAQALPAAQGLAARLRSAGRRVPRQWEQGERLSESDLSSDASGVFPLHEEEEEGDSARGTSDERLPEEAGRCGGRAVCSGALRGRETKRELASRRDGSRSLRSTTSSPGVAPSPSQKLLAADEEGGDDRVLFDCSTSLPRWRRYSASERATDGRGRDRGPDAASPQSVSLRREPRGRGGGSVGKAEGARGTRQSCDAGRRLPARSREGREGSRPESGSGAQGGLAGERGRDAHRRREHPGQQAREGGARRKEERRSVGSHGATSRYPFDLRLAAGVPPWWMYAVSPWMASQLPSPSRSRSTSLRPGFCSSPALCSARQQPSVPYACPLYDRDAASLHACYYDPPGPSQTTAHVPQSFSSASPCSSPASSCPSSASSSFATSLSPPVLSFSGASPETRSSAAKHRGPADAGDREAALGDSQPALQSPPSPPSAYLHAHHSGRGGGPSLPFPFLPPLASTAAQAPPLGAPPEAPRAGAGGDSFDYGDRLWCPRAAAVPVRRLRPKRREAGRRKTHSKRRGRDMIHDGAPARLKPRDQPLLGSLPPAPRRHSLSSLHPEAHRSPPALPDPFAAALQRATPAGEPPVPPFWVPAANSAGLPAHELQSGAALRPRLGRGRGGTPSGTGGGGRDRRSVAAASPAGGSGEEPDPTEEGKPDAEGGPPSVSFVSSPSSVSGDGDRWRHQGEDRRSPPPALAGSAEGRASCALARGASDKRKSREEAKAARSAWAPQGGQEGSHFAVSHGSRATPSPRGERASMGAAAAARGGPVPPPWTCWPPSWAPFSLDAAAALRVGLGLGLGMGMSSASLHAGRAAHFSSLDSSPAAGAIPPWFLYPPPAAFPPFAASPELPPDEGREAAGRKGDRAYAGWPPPGASWEGRGGHGAVPTFLEWMLHPRGVPPLHAAGGGALAASSGRRRVGRYRRSRVAPASGGDEEDVREHRRERECEGDEDSDEHRRMQRHAGGRGARERPDWEETFESGIGLGGRKREVSSEDEASCRERARRDEGEGKRSRVRRGGEGGSSRREASADSGDAEARRAKKGRDDAAGVRKHSGKEDAEVRPRRGRSDGADTTLTRSEAEAAAEASRQPDKDRAAREGSRREQDEEKRKV